A stretch of Terriglobales bacterium DNA encodes these proteins:
- a CDS encoding GTP-binding protein, translating to MAKEKFDRSKPHVNVGTIGHIDHGKTTLTAAITKVLSKHNPKIQFRS from the coding sequence ATGGCCAAAGAAAAATTTGATCGCAGCAAGCCGCACGTGAACGTGGGGACGATCGGGCACATCGACCACGGCAAGACGACGCTCACGGCGGCGATCACCAAGGTGCTGTCGAAGCACAACCCGAAGATCCAGTTCCGGTCG